GGGGTCGAGCGAGGTGTCGTCGAGGGTGACCTTCAGCACCGCGCACACCTCCCACTCGACGCCCTCGTTGGGATAGTAGCGCTTGTACTCGAACTTGTCCGTCACGCGGAGGTCGTCGTACTGGCCGGGCGAGATGCCGAGCTCCTCCTCGAGGCGCTGCTCGGTGGCGTCCTCCTGCGACTGCCCCTCGACCGGGTGAGAGGCGACCGTGCCGTCCCAGTGGCCGTCCCACAGGCGCTTGTTCGGCGCGCGCTGGGCCAGCAGGATCCGGCCCTCGGTGTCGAAGACAAGGCAGGTGAACGCGCGGTGACGGATCCCGTCGCCCGTGTGCGCGTCGAGGCGGTTCACCGTGCCCTGCGCGACGTCGTCGGGGTCGACCGCGATGACGTCCTGAAGCGCGTTCTCG
This genomic stretch from Halorubrum hochsteinianum harbors:
- the idi gene encoding isopentenyl-diphosphate Delta-isomerase, coding for MSSEDATAPSDPAGDGAGDAAATDHENALQDVIAVDPDDVAQGTVNRLDAHTGDGIRHRAFTCLVFDTEGRILLAQRAPNKRLWDGHWDGTVASHPVEGQSQEDATEQRLEEELGISPGQYDDLRVTDKFEYKRYYPNEGVEWEVCAVLKVTLDDTSLDPDEEEIGGMLWADYDHLHENPALYRQLRLCPWFEIAMRRDFS